GCCTTGTCGGGGCTGATCATCCAGTCGGTGCTCAATAACCCGTTGGCTTCGCCGTCAACGCTTGGGATATCGTCCGCGTCGGCCTTCGGGGCGAACGTGGCGATCATCGTCTTTGCCCGGCTGGGACTGGAAACGAGCTCGCTCGTCACGAGCGGCGTGTCGTTCCTGTCGGCCATCTGCTGCATGGTCTTTGTGCTGGCCCTTTCGAGCCTCAAGCGTTCCGATCGGACGACGGTTCTCCTGGGCGGCGTGGCGGTCAACGCGCTGTTCGGCGCCATGATTGTGGTCGTCCAGTTCTTGGCCGACGACACCGAGCTGGCCTCGGCCGTGTCGTGGACCTTCGGCGATTTAGGGCGGATCAATTACTCGGAAATCCGAATCATCATGACAGTCACGCTCCTGTCGGTTCTGGCCGTGCACCGTCTCAGGTGGCAGTTCAACGCCATGGACATGGGCGAGCGGACCGCCCACTCGCTGGGGGTCAACACAAAGGCGATTCGGAACCTGTCAATCGCCTTGGCGGCTCTGAATACCGGGGTGAGCGTCGCCTTTGCGGGCATTATCGGCTTCGTGGGGATCCTCGCGCCGGCGATGGTCAAGCGGGTCATCGGCGAGGACAAACGGTTCATGATCCCCGCGTCCCTGCTGACCGGGGCGCTGATCGTGCTGGCCGGCGACGCGGTCGCCCGGACGGCCGTGTCGCCGCTGGTCCTTCCAGTCGGCGCGGTGACGTCGCTTCTCGGCGCGCCGGTTTTCGTGTACCTGCTGATGACGGAGCGCTGAGATGAGCCTCGTCAAAACCGAAAACCTGTCGTTCAAGTACGACCGGTACATTCTGCGGGATATCGGCTTTGAAGTGGAGCGGGGCACGTTCATTTCAATTCTGGGAATTAACGGCGCCGGCAAGTCGACGCTGCTGAAAAACCTGAATAAAACGCTCCGTCCGTCCGCCGGAGCCGTCTACGTGAACGGCCAAAGCTTGGAGCGGACGGGCCGCCGCGAGCTGGCCCGAATGATGGCCTGCGTGAGCCAGCAGAACGAGCCGATCCGAAGCACCGTCTTTGACCTGATCCTGACCGGCCGCGTGCCCTACATGAACGGCCGGGCCCTGCCGCAGGACTACCGCAAGGTCGAAGAGATCATCGGCCGGCTTCATTTGGAGGACTTTGCGCTCCGGGACGCGGGAAAGCTCAGCGGCGGGGAGTTTCAGAAAGTCGTCTTGGCCCGGGCCCTCGCCCAGGAGCCGGAGATTATCCTGCTGGACGAGCCAACCAGCAGCTTGGACATCAAAAACCAAGTGGAAGTCATGCGCCTGTTGAAGGAGTACTGCGCGGAAAAGGGCATCGCGGCGCTGCTCAGCATTCACGACGTCAACTTGGCTCTGCAGTTTTCGGACAAGTTCCTCCTGCTGAAAGAGGGGCGAATCTTCGCCTACGGCGGCGAGGAAGTGATCACTCAGGAGGCCATCCAGCAGGTCTATCATCTGGATGTAACCGTAGAGCGTTTCGGCAGTCGAAAAATTATCATTTTGAACTGAGGAGGATGTCCTGTGAAAAAAACAGCTCTGTTTTTCGCCGCCTCGGCCCTGTTGGCCGCCCTTTGTGTCTCGTCGTACGCTGACGAGCCCTACACCGTGACGGACGTTACGGGTCGGCAGGTGACCTTTCAGTCCGTGCCGAAGAAGGCCCTGTCTCTGGGACACGGGGTGCTGCAGCTTTTCGTCTACGTCTGCGGCCCGGACCGGCTGGCAGGAATTGAAAAGGCGGCCGCCGGCGGGCACTCGCTCACCGGTCAGACCGTTCTCCTCGCGTTCCCCGAACTGCGGAACCTGCCGGTTGTGGGCAAGGGCGGCCCGAAGTTCGCGCCCGACTACGAGCAGATGGCCTATCAGGCGCCGGATGTCATTTTTATGGCCTATGGAAACACAAAAGACGAGCTTGACGAGTTCCAGAAAAAGGTGAACGTGCCGGTCGTCGGGCTGGCTTTGGTCAAGGGCGCGTCGATCTTCAGCGAGGACGCGAACCGGTCTTTTGAGATCATCGGCGAGACGATGGGAGAGAGCCGCCGTGCGGCCGAGATCGTTGACTTCATCAAGACAGCACGGGCCGACTTGACCGGGCGGGTCGCGTCCGTTCCCAAAGACGGACAGCGGGTCTACTTGGGCGGGTGCAGCTTCCGGGGCGAGCAGGGGATTTTGTCCACAAAGTCTCACGCCGACCTGCTGACCACCGTTCGGGCGAACAACGTCATGGACAGCCTGACGGATCAGGCGAGCGTGATGATCGACCGGGAAAAGCTGCTGGACCTTGATCCGGACTTTATCATCGTCGACCTGAGCGGCAGAAATACGATCCGCGAGGACATGAAGTCCGACCCGGATTTTTACAAGTCGCTGAAGGCGTTCCAGACAAAGAACACCTTCGCGATTCTGCCTTACTTCACCTACGGCATGAACTATGACACGGCGATTCTCGACCTGTACGCCATCGGGAAGGCGGTTCACCCGGAAGTTTTTCAGGACGTGGACTTGGAGAAGAAGGCGGGGGAAATTTACAACGTCTTCGTGGGAAAGAACGTCTATGCCGACCTGCTGAAAACCTACCCGGAGAGCTTCCAGCCGGTGACGGTTCATGAATAGCCTGTCTGCCCTGCGGGATCTGTGCGTCGGCCAGCTGACAAAGCCCGCGCAGGACATGGTTCAGTCCAACGAGATGTGGAACCGGCGGGCCAAAGAGTTTCGGCTGGGAACGGCGGGGGCTTCTGAAGGCTGCCTCGCTTTTCTGTCGTCTCACGCCGAGCTGAAAGGCCGGACCGTTCTCGACGTGGGCTGCGGCTCCGGGCGGTACCTGAAACAGCTGCTGGACGCCGGGGCGCTGGCCGAAGGGTTGGAGCCTTCGACCGAGATGGTCAAAGAGGCGAAAGACTTTACCGCCCGCCCCAACGGCGCGCCGGTCGTCATTCACAACGCGGCG
This is a stretch of genomic DNA from Jonquetella anthropi DSM 22815. It encodes these proteins:
- a CDS encoding ABC transporter substrate-binding protein encodes the protein MKKTALFFAASALLAALCVSSYADEPYTVTDVTGRQVTFQSVPKKALSLGHGVLQLFVYVCGPDRLAGIEKAAAGGHSLTGQTVLLAFPELRNLPVVGKGGPKFAPDYEQMAYQAPDVIFMAYGNTKDELDEFQKKVNVPVVGLALVKGASIFSEDANRSFEIIGETMGESRRAAEIVDFIKTARADLTGRVASVPKDGQRVYLGGCSFRGEQGILSTKSHADLLTTVRANNVMDSLTDQASVMIDREKLLDLDPDFIIVDLSGRNTIREDMKSDPDFYKSLKAFQTKNTFAILPYFTYGMNYDTAILDLYAIGKAVHPEVFQDVDLEKKAGEIYNVFVGKNVYADLLKTYPESFQPVTVHE
- a CDS encoding FecCD family ABC transporter permease — translated: MEQGETLLQRQYRQYLARKVSFIVLLAVGLAVIAVVSLNIGSSGMTVRESLNALLNFGPPVEKHARIVFDIRMPRIIGGFFVGVSIALSGLIIQSVLNNPLASPSTLGISSASAFGANVAIIVFARLGLETSSLVTSGVSFLSAICCMVFVLALSSLKRSDRTTVLLGGVAVNALFGAMIVVVQFLADDTELASAVSWTFGDLGRINYSEIRIIMTVTLLSVLAVHRLRWQFNAMDMGERTAHSLGVNTKAIRNLSIALAALNTGVSVAFAGIIGFVGILAPAMVKRVIGEDKRFMIPASLLTGALIVLAGDAVARTAVSPLVLPVGAVTSLLGAPVFVYLLMTER
- a CDS encoding ABC transporter ATP-binding protein; the protein is MSLVKTENLSFKYDRYILRDIGFEVERGTFISILGINGAGKSTLLKNLNKTLRPSAGAVYVNGQSLERTGRRELARMMACVSQQNEPIRSTVFDLILTGRVPYMNGRALPQDYRKVEEIIGRLHLEDFALRDAGKLSGGEFQKVVLARALAQEPEIILLDEPTSSLDIKNQVEVMRLLKEYCAEKGIAALLSIHDVNLALQFSDKFLLLKEGRIFAYGGEEVITQEAIQQVYHLDVTVERFGSRKIIILN